In one Polynucleobacter sp. JS-JIR-5-A7 genomic region, the following are encoded:
- the soxB gene encoding thiosulfohydrolase SoxB, whose protein sequence is MSLSRRDFLQALAIASAGGMSLQSNFVNAQTAAQKFYDLPKFGNVHFLHFTDCHAQLLPVYFREPNVNLGIGTQEGKTPHLVGEYFLKANGIAPGTRDAYAFTYLDYVAAAQNYGKMGGFAHMASLIKQMKASRPGALLLDGGDTWQGSGTALWTNGQDMVDAALALGVDVMTPHWEMTLGEKRVMEIVNGDFKGKVSFIAQNIKTADFGDIVFNPYVMKVQNGIQVAIIGQAFPYTPIANPRYFTPDWTFGIQEENMQKTIDEVRSKGAKVVVLLSHNGMDVDLKMASRVRGLDAILGGHTHDGVPIPVMVKNAGGITLVTNAGSNSKFLGVLDFDVKGGKPVDFRYKLLPIFSNMIPADPAMNKLIAKVRAPYEAKLGEKLATTEGLLYRRGNFNGSFDQLILDGLMAQKNAEIAFSPGFRWGTSLLPGQPITRENLLDQTAITYPYTTVTNMTGETIKTILEDVADNLFNPDPYYQQGGDMVRVGGMQYTIDPAQSAGKRITDMRLHGKPIEANKTYKVAGWAPVSEEAKNTGGEPIWDVMERHLRDVKVVKAVKLNEPVIKGVSNNPGMAPI, encoded by the coding sequence ATGTCTTTAAGTCGTCGCGATTTTTTGCAAGCTTTGGCGATTGCATCTGCTGGTGGGATGAGTTTGCAATCCAATTTTGTGAATGCACAAACCGCTGCCCAAAAATTTTACGATCTACCTAAATTTGGTAATGTCCATTTTCTGCATTTCACAGATTGCCATGCGCAGTTGTTGCCAGTCTATTTCCGTGAACCCAATGTGAATCTTGGTATTGGCACTCAAGAAGGCAAGACTCCACATTTAGTTGGGGAATACTTCTTAAAAGCGAATGGTATTGCCCCAGGTACTCGTGATGCTTATGCGTTCACCTATTTAGATTATGTGGCTGCTGCGCAAAACTACGGCAAGATGGGTGGCTTTGCTCATATGGCTAGCTTGATCAAACAAATGAAAGCAAGTCGCCCAGGAGCGCTACTGCTCGATGGTGGGGATACTTGGCAAGGCTCTGGCACTGCACTTTGGACGAATGGTCAGGATATGGTGGATGCTGCTCTTGCCTTGGGTGTTGATGTGATGACGCCGCATTGGGAGATGACCTTAGGTGAGAAGCGTGTGATGGAAATTGTCAATGGTGACTTCAAAGGTAAGGTCTCTTTCATTGCACAAAACATCAAGACAGCGGACTTCGGCGACATAGTATTTAATCCCTATGTCATGAAAGTACAGAATGGAATACAAGTTGCCATCATTGGCCAAGCGTTCCCATATACACCAATTGCGAACCCTCGCTACTTTACTCCTGATTGGACCTTTGGTATTCAAGAAGAGAATATGCAAAAGACGATTGATGAAGTGAGATCAAAAGGCGCCAAGGTTGTGGTTCTTCTATCCCATAATGGTATGGATGTGGATCTGAAGATGGCATCCCGGGTGCGGGGCTTAGATGCCATTTTAGGTGGTCATACCCATGATGGCGTTCCTATTCCAGTCATGGTGAAGAATGCTGGCGGCATCACTCTAGTGACTAACGCTGGCTCAAATAGCAAATTCTTGGGTGTCTTAGATTTTGATGTGAAGGGTGGCAAGCCAGTTGATTTCCGTTACAAGCTGCTGCCTATCTTCTCCAATATGATTCCAGCTGATCCAGCCATGAATAAGTTAATCGCTAAAGTGAGAGCTCCATACGAAGCGAAGTTAGGTGAAAAGTTAGCCACCACTGAAGGTCTTTTGTATCGTCGCGGTAATTTCAACGGTAGCTTTGACCAGCTAATTTTGGATGGCCTCATGGCGCAGAAGAATGCAGAGATTGCTTTCTCACCAGGCTTCCGTTGGGGTACCAGTCTGTTGCCAGGCCAGCCGATCACCCGCGAGAACTTGCTTGATCAAACAGCCATTACTTATCCATACACTACTGTCACTAATATGACTGGTGAGACTATAAAAACCATTCTCGAAGATGTTGCGGATAATTTATTTAATCCTGACCCGTATTACCAACAAGGTGGCGATATGGTGCGGGTTGGCGGCATGCAATACACGATTGATCCTGCTCAAAGTGCAGGTAAGCGTATTACCGATATGCGTCTTCATGGCAAACCCATCGAAGCTAATAAGACCTACAAAGTTGCTGGTTGGGCGCCGGTAAGCGAAGAAGCAAAAAATACTGGTGGCGAACCAATTTGGGATGTCATGGAACGTCATTTACGTGACGTGAAAGTTGTCAAAGCAGTGAAGCTCAATGAACCTGTCATTAAGGGTGTTTCGAATAACCCCGGTATGGCTCCAATCTAA